The DNA sequence CTTCATCCAGCTATCCGCCTCTAAACGCCTTTGCCAACTCGCCTAGCCTTCGGGTCATTTATCCATAGCCATGGGATTGCCGTGGATGTTGTCACGGCATTGCCGCGGGCTGCatggatcttggcctggatACAAGTCCCGACCTCCATGAATGACTTGCTTCGATCCGATCTTTGATCCATCTTGTACCTCGATGGACTTTTCACAAGGTTGATTGACATTTTGAACATCGAATCTCTGTCATTATGTTGCGGTCAGCTCGTTCTGCTTCTGCCGGTGGTAGGAGACTTGTTCGTGGAGTCTGCTGTCAACACCAGCTCACACGAGGCCTCACGACGCTCAAAACCACCCAGACCATTAGAAAGGATGGGGGTAGGAACTATGCTACGGCGCACGCAGAGGCGGTAGCTCCTTCGGAGCCCCCAGTAAGTACACTGCACTTATTAACAAGGTCTTTTACATGCGGCTTACACTTTTTAGACACAGGCGGAGTCCTTTCTCCAGGGAGGCGCTGCTTCATACATTGATGAGATGTATCAGTCTTGGAGAGAGTCCCCGGAGTCTGTCCATGTATCATGGAGGACCTACTTCCGCAACATGGAGGATAGATCACAGTCGCCCGCCCAGGCTGTCCAATTGCCCCCTGGCTATCTATCGCCTCGGGATCCAGCTCTGCAATCTCAAGTTCATCCATCACAAGGTAGCCAGGTGGCGGACCAGCTAAAGTTGAGCAAACTTGCTGCTGCGTATCAATCACATGGACATCACGTCGCCAACATCGACCCCCTTGGGCTTCGCAAGAATGGCCAGGCTCCTCACGCCGAACACCCGGAAGAGTTGAACCCCGCCTATCACGGCTTCACTGCCGCTGACCTAAACCGGGAATTCGCTCTCGGCCCGGATCTTTTGCCTCATTTCGCAGCCCAGGGCCGCAAGTCGATGACCCTGAGGGAGATTGTGTCCGCATATGAGTCGATGTACTGCGGCAACTATGGCATCGAGTATTCACACATCCCAAGCGCTGAGAAACGCGAATGGCTTCGTGAAAGACTCGAAGTTCCAACTCCTTTCAATTTCTCGCCagatgagaagaagcgcatccTGGATAGTCTCATCTGGAGCACTGGCTTTGAGCGCTTCATTGCTACCAAGTTCCCCACTGAGAAGCGGTTTGGTCTTGATGGCGCTGAGGGTCTTGCTCCTGGTGTTACTTCTCTTATCGACCAGAGTGTCGATGTTCACGGTATTGAGGATATTGTTATTGGGAGCTGTCATCGAGGAAGATTGACCATGCTGGGTACTGTCTATGGCAAGCCCCGCGAAGCGATTCTCGCCGAGTTTGGGGGACGAGTCACTGCTGATCTTCCTGGTATGGCCGGTGATGTCAAGTACCACCTTGGGCACGACGGTCATCGCATCACTCCTGAAGGCCACCGTGTTTCTCTATCCCTCCTTGCAAATCCGTCACATCTCGAAGCGGTCGATCCTGTCGCAACTGGCTCTGCCTATGCCACCCAGAAGCTGCGCGGAGACAAGGACCGCACCCGTGCTATGTGTCTTGCCTTGCACGGTGATGCTGCTTTCGCTGGCCAAGGAGTCGTCTATGAGACTCTTGGTCTCTCAAGACTTGACGGATATCAAGTCGGTGGCACCATTcgcatcatcgtcaacaaccaGATTGGTTTCACGACTGATGCCGAGTGCTCGCGATCCACTCCCTACGCCTCGGATCTGGCGAAATACACCGACTCACCGATCATTCACGTCAACGCCGATGACGTCGAAGCCGTCACTTTTGTTTGTCAACTCGCAGCCGACTGGAGAGCCCGTTTCCAAGAGGACATTGTCATCGATCTCGTCTGCTACCGCAAATTCGGCCACAATGAATTCGACCAGCCAAACTTTACGCAGCCCATGATGTACAAGCAGGTTGCTGATCAAACTCCGACATTGGAGTTGTACATCAACAAGCTTGTGCAGGAGGGTACCTTTACCGCTGCTGAGATTGAGGAGCAGAGGAAGTGGGTGTGGGATAGACTCAATGAGAATTTTGAGGCCAGCAAAACGTACCTCTCGGAGAGAAAGAACTTCCCACCTGGGTGGGATTCTCTACCTTCACCAGCTTCGTTGGCGGTTGAGAAATACCCCGTCACTCAGACGGCTGTTGAGCATGCCACCCTCAAGTCCATCGCGGACAAGGTCAACAGCGTGCCTGAAGGCTTTGAGCTCCATCAGAGCTTGCAGCGCATTCTTACTGGACGGTTGAGCAGCTTTGACCAAGGTTCTGTTGATTGGTCTACTGCTGAAGCCCTGGCCTTCGGAACCCTCTGTCTTGAAGGCCACTCTATCCGTCTGACGGGCCAGGACGTCCAGCGTGGAACATTCTCACAGCGTCACTCTGTCCTGCATAACCAGGCCACGGGCGAGACATGGACGCCTTTGAACACCCTTTCTGAGGAGCAATCTCCTTacgaagccatcaactcgCCTCTCAGCGAATTTGGTGCCCTCGGTTTCGAATACGGCGTGACACTCGCGGACCCGAACCCCCTCGTTATGTGGGAAGCCCAATTCGGTGACTTTGCCAACAATGCCCAGGTGATGCTGGACAACTTTATCGTTGCCGGCGAGTCCAAGTGGCTTGATCGGTCAGGCATCGTTCTCTCCCTACCTCATGGGTATGACGGCCAGGGAGCGGAACATTCGTCTGCTCGACTGGAGAGGTTCTTGTTGATGTGCAATGAGGAGGGCAGGTCTTGGCCGAGTGAAGAGGCTATTGATCGAGCGCATCAGGATTCCAACGTGGAAATTGTTTGCATGACTTCACCGGCAAACTACTTCCATGTCTTGCGCCGTCAGTTGAAGCGAGAATACCGCAAGCGTAAGTCTACAGTATTCCACCATTTGAGTGCCTTAACTAACAGCAATACCTAGCATTGGTCATTTTCTTCTCAAAGTCTCTTCTCCGCCATCCCATCGCCAGATCCGACATCTCACTCTTCACTGATCCCTCTGCCACCTTCCAGCCTGTTCTTGCTGACCCAGAACACGAAGCCGGCGGAATAGATagcgaggacaagatctcTCGTGTTATCTTCTGTTCAGGCCAAGTCTATGCCAATCTGGTCAAGCACAGAGCCACCAACGGCCTCCGCGACACAGCCATCACACGTATTGAGGAACTGCACCCCTTCCCCTGGCGTGAAGTCAAGGCCAACTTGGAAAAGTACCCCAACGCACAGAACATCGTCTGGGCACAAGAGGAGCATTACAATGGTGGAGCTTGGCACTATGTTCGCGATCGTTTGGAGGCTGTTCTCCGCGAGTCGGATAGTCTGTCGGCAAGGAGGGTGTTGTATGCTGGAAGGGCTGTGAGCGCGAGCCCGGCTACTGgattgaagaagaggcatgaggcggaggagaagcaacTGCTTGAGGATGCTTTCAGCGTTCAAGAATGATTTTGTGGTTTGTTGAGCGGGATGCTCCTGGGCAGAAGATGGAACACCAGATTTAAAAGGTACCTACATTGAGACGGAACTCTCTAGATTGTAGCATTGTCAATTAAGGCATTTCTCTTTACATTCCCAGGCAATGAGAATTCCATATTTCTCAGCAAAGAACACGTTTTTAGCACAACAATCACATTGAGACCAGGGTTGTATATTGTCATAACCCGAGCGGACAGTGGCTGCTTGTCGGAAGCACCGTCAACTTACATGAGACAGCACGATGGAAAGGGCCACATCTTGGGACTAGaaagatttttttaataatacGTAGAGCCCAAAATGTCTTTTTAAGCTGATATCTCGCTCTTCATGCAAACAGTGCCATTCTTTTCCACCAATACATCCCAAACCTTTCCACCCTCGGCATCTCGCACACCATCCGTCCGGATGTTGTACGTCTCACCCGCATACAAAGGCGACATGGCCCTATACTTGATATCTCTAGGACCCTCTCCGTTTCCATGAATGTCGCGCCAGTAGTTcaggagattgatgagatTCAGGGGCCCATGAACCACCAGGCCGGGGTGATCTTCCACGTTGCGAGTCCAGTCCTCGTTGTAGTGGATCATGTGGCCGTTGAATGTGAGAGCAGAGAATCTGAATAGACCAACTGGTGACCATCGAAGTTCTCGGATGGGAGCGCCTGCTGTTGTCAGTGAATGATCGTGTATAGATGGTTCAGAGGACATACCCTCGCTCTTGGTTGCCAAGTCCTTCACAGATGATGGACCACGAGTGACGTTTTCAAGCGGCTTTGGCggctccttgatggcattAAGGTCAATCTCAGGTCGAAAGACCCATGATCGACGATCAGTCAAGGCCAAACCCTTTGGACCCCAGAActctttctcaacctcaaccagAACCATTTCTCCTGCCGAGCGGCTCTTCTTTGGGACAGCACTCAACAGCCTTGTCcgctcttcaacctcatctccaactcgaAGGAGAGCACCACTTGAGGGCTCTGCCCACTGCATCTTTCCGCCAGCCCACATTCTCCTCGTGAACGGGGCAGACGCATTAAATGTCCTGTCTGTTCCATCCGCACCAAGGTCTCCCTCAGTGCCATTTGGCGTGAAATACGCCAGATGATATCCCGGAGGCACAGGAGTTCCAGCTACTGGCGCATTCTCAGAAACGTCTGTGCCGTTGAGGTTGGGACGGCCAAGCGTGAGAGCGAGCTTTTGTAATTGGTTGGCGTCGATGAGTTGACGACGGATAACAGACTTGTCGGCAAAGTTTTCAAGAAGATATGATGAAGCATCTGCAGCTGTGGCCTTCTGTAGACGTGAAGAGACTGTGAAGCCTCGTCGCTGGCATGATGCTGCCTGAGCAATGCGTCCGGCTTGACGGAGGTGAATCGATTTCATCATCCTGATCCCGCTTCTCAATGACTGACAATAGATGGATAGGTGCAGTTGAAGGACCTGGTCAAGGCATATGGCGGGAATTCCATGTATGTATAACACTCAACCGGTAACCAGCCAACAAGACGACGGAGTCAGTTCGGTCATGGTCCGGGTGGAGAACGGAGGTGGAACCGGGGTTCCCGGCCGTGATCTCGGCTACTTGAGCTCCCCTCCAAGTAACCGAAGTAGCCGGTCTCCACTTCAGACTCGGATGTCATCTCCGGAGTTTGATTCACCGCGAACGGCCCAGGATATTGAGACTCTCCATCTGCATTGGATCATTCGCCTGCAGGACCAGGCCGAGATCCGCCATGCCGTCATCACCCTCCCAGGGTCCGTACAAAAGATTAAAGTATTGGTCTTCAAAGACTCTTGTCTGGGCCTGCGTCTGCGGGGTGGGAAAGTCATGTGTCCGCTCTCCTGGACTGGCTGCATCTGCACTTCCTTGCTGGTCTTCCGAAGTCACTCCTGATTCAAGGTCGGCGATGCTGTGGATGGGTGCATCACTGCTTGTTGCGCCGTGTAGTCGCTGGGCAATTGACACGTCGAGATATTGGAGAAACAAATCCAGCAcattgttgttgatcttcCAGTACTTTTGTATCTCTtgcaggccgaggagacaCATCTGCGCACGATGCTCAGCGATGCGGCGAGATACATCCACGCCTCGCCTTATGCTGATGGCATGGATGCAGAGGGCGGCAAATAAACTCGTGATTCTAATCGCCGGTCAGCATATGTACTTCTTTCCAGTTACTTATCCAACTTACAAGTGCATCTGTCCATAGCGAAGCGTTCCTTGTGCAAGCATGTCCTCAGCGATCCTGCTAATCTTAGACGCAGCCGCTACGGCGATCTGCCCGCTCTGTTCGTCTTGGCCGTGTCTAAGAAACTTATGCCTATAAATAAGGATCCGAAGATGGCTTCACAGGTACTGTTAGTGAGAGCTCCAGCCGCTAGCAGATGTGACATACTTGTAGGCAAGGTGTAACAGATGCGCCCACACTGAGGCCGTaccatcctcgacaccgcGGTTCATATCCTCTGGGAGGTTTGCTCTCCAGTCTTCGAGTGCATCACCGACGTCTTGGATCTGCTCAGGGGTCGACGGTTGCCTGCCAGGTGAAAAGTGCACATCAACTACCCGGCCAACTATTTCAACGAGTTAGTACCTGACCCCAATTCAGCTCTCCCTGGTAACACACGTATTCGTGCAACATCTACCATCTTGATGGCGTATGTGATGTGCTCCGGCTTACAGCAGCCAAAAGGAGAAAAATCGGGATGTTCGGTCTCAGACTCCAGGTCCGATGGGCTCAGTGGCTCTATGTCGCAGTCGTCATCTCTGATTCTACTGGGAAGGCCCAGCGAAGCGGCTGCTTGTCTCTCTCGGACCTACAAGAGTCAGATGGCGATCTAGTCTGATACGAAGGGGACTCACGTAGATAGACCACCAGATTCGTCTCCTTAGACGAGCCTTTTGAGGATCTCTAGTCGTGAACCTTGGTCTGGAAGATGTCAGTCTCTGCTTCCTCAGCTTGAAATTTGTCCAAGGGGTCAACTCACGATCTATGAAGTCCATATGACTCCGCCACACCAATGACAACTCCCAGCCAATACCGCACATCCCTAACGTCAGAGGGACCACCTCGCCAGAAACTCATAAGAAACAGTGATTGAATCAGGGTGGTCTCATCCTTTTCCCAATCGGCATGAAAGAGAAGTCTCGCTCGGGTGTACAGCAACGACTTGGCCTCTGTTCTATCAGTGAAACCCATGGAAGTGATGGTCGCATTGTCACAGTACGTTGCCCCGATGAAGAGCATGGACTGCATTAAAAGGTATGAGACCTCGGACGCAGCCAGTTGGCGAGTGAACTCTGCCCTATCCAAAATTGGGAAGCATGGATGAAACCAGGTGAAGTAAGCTTGCAGGGCTGGAGTGCAAGCTTGCAGGTCGGGTAATGTGAGGGCGCCCTCATCACGTAGATATCGTGATGTTCCTACACTGAGGCGATCGATACTAGCTGGAGATGCACCTTCGGGCATGGACTGAGGTGTGCTGTTGATGGGAAAGAGGAGTCGGGCCTTTTGCTTGCTGCCGTTTTGGTCATCTTGTTCGTCGAGCTGCTCTCCTATACGGGGCATTCCAGGGACCAGGGTGAGAAAGTTGGATTCGCCAAAGAACAAGTTCCCAGGTGCTGCTGAATCTGTTGAAGGTGAAGGGCTCCTCGCCGGTATTCTAGTATCGGCAGCATCTCTTTCAGTCTGGGGAGTTGCGCCTGATGCCACTGTATGAACAGATGATGTCGGCCGGTGAGAGAGGGGT is a window from the Fusarium keratoplasticum isolate Fu6.1 chromosome 5, whole genome shotgun sequence genome containing:
- a CDS encoding Oxoglutarate dehydrogenase, translated to MLRSARSASAGGRRLVRGVCCQHQLTRGLTTLKTTQTIRKDGGRNYATAHAEAVAPSEPPTQAESFLQGGAASYIDEMYQSWRESPESVHVSWRTYFRNMEDRSQSPAQAVQLPPGYLSPRDPALQSQVHPSQGSQVADQLKLSKLAAAYQSHGHHVANIDPLGLRKNGQAPHAEHPEELNPAYHGFTAADLNREFALGPDLLPHFAAQGRKSMTLREIVSAYESMYCGNYGIEYSHIPSAEKREWLRERLEVPTPFNFSPDEKKRILDSLIWSTGFERFIATKFPTEKRFGLDGAEGLAPGVTSLIDQSVDVHGIEDIVIGSCHRGRLTMLGTVYGKPREAILAEFGGRVTADLPGMAGDVKYHLGHDGHRITPEGHRVSLSLLANPSHLEAVDPVATGSAYATQKLRGDKDRTRAMCLALHGDAAFAGQGVVYETLGLSRLDGYQVGGTIRIIVNNQIGFTTDAECSRSTPYASDLAKYTDSPIIHVNADDVEAVTFVCQLAADWRARFQEDIVIDLVCYRKFGHNEFDQPNFTQPMMYKQVADQTPTLELYINKLVQEGTFTAAEIEEQRKWVWDRLNENFEASKTYLSERKNFPPGWDSLPSPASLAVEKYPVTQTAVEHATLKSIADKVNSVPEGFELHQSLQRILTGRLSSFDQGSVDWSTAEALAFGTLCLEGHSIRLTGQDVQRGTFSQRHSVLHNQATGETWTPLNTLSEEQSPYEAINSPLSEFGALGFEYGVTLADPNPLVMWEAQFGDFANNAQVMLDNFIVAGESKWLDRSGIVLSLPHGYDGQGAEHSSARLERFLLMCNEEGRSWPSEEAIDRAHQDSNVEIVCMTSPANYFHVLRRQLKREYRKPLVIFFSKSLLRHPIARSDISLFTDPSATFQPVLADPEHEAGGIDSEDKISRVIFCSGQVYANLVKHRATNGLRDTAITRIEELHPFPWREVKANLEKYPNAQNIVWAQEEHYNGGAWHYVRDRLEAVLRESDSLSARRVLYAGRAVSASPATGLKKRHEAEEKQLLEDAFSVQE
- a CDS encoding Fungal-trans domain-containing protein, which gives rise to MFPSAATDDASTATSTVKRARAKHACRVNCEVLPSRRGRYPRKNKRQKQIEQQRRSALSPSVQGSDGRPLSHRPTSSVHTVASGATPQTERDAADTRIPARSPSPSTDSAAPGNLFFGESNFLTLVPGMPRIGEQLDEQDDQNGSKQKARLLFPINSTPQSMPEGASPASIDRLSVGTSRYLRDEGALTLPDLQACTPALQAYFTWFHPCFPILDRAEFTRQLAASEVSYLLMQSMLFIGATYCDNATITSMGFTDRTEAKSLLYTRARLLFHADWEKDETTLIQSLFLMSFWRGGPSDVRDVRYWLGVVIGVAESYGLHRSPRFTTRDPQKARLRRRIWWSIYVRERQAAASLGLPSRIRDDDCDIEPLSPSDLESETEHPDFSPFGCCKPEHITYAIKMVDVARILGRVVDVHFSPGRQPSTPEQIQDVGDALEDWRANLPEDMNRGVEDGTASVWAHLLHLAYKHKFLRHGQDEQSGQIAVAAASKISRIAEDMLAQGTLRYGQMHLITSLFAALCIHAISIRRGVDVSRRIAEHRAQMCLLGLQEIQKYWKINNNVLDLFLQYLDVSIAQRLHGATSSDAPIHSIADLESGVTSEDQQGSADAASPGERTHDFPTPQTQAQTRVFEDQYFNLLYGPWEGDDGMADLGLVLQANDPMQMESLNILGRSR